CGCCTCATTGATGTAGTTGTACAGGTAGTACACTCTCAGGCTGTCTTTGAAGCGGGCTGGGTCCTCCTGAACTCCATTAGCCATCACATAAACGGGTACATCACAGTAGTGCTCCCTCACCTGGCACAGGGGGAAAGCAGCAGTTTTTAATCAAGATTAAGGTTCATCATTATAgtttaacacattaaaagagCAATTAACTCAATACATTTCATCCACTTTGTGTCCTCTGCTGTTATCCATTACTTCAGGTTTTATTTATGGAAACCCATTACTGccagttaaagaaaaagaaattaaagcaTAGCTCTAATTaggagaaaaaataataatgagattaaaaagataaaataagattaaaaagtCGACATTTATCTAACATGTATATTTTAGGGTTTCTTTCTCTGTTCATTTTTTGTGTGCTccaaaaagttttaaaaacagtaaaaacaatgtGATATATAGATGTACCAAtctcaataaaaacacaacacaataactTGGTTTAAAAAGCCATACATTTCTCCAACACCGAGGAGActataaatatgcaaatatttatacttattactttttaaaaatgtaactcttGGACAAAAAATGTCTCCTAATTAACACAGGCAAACATCCAAGTTAAACCTACTACTGGTTTCAGTATAGAAAAAATGGTCAGCATCCACATTTCTACCTCCTCACAAATctgtaacacaaacaaactgtgactCAGATCCCTCCAGTCTCACCCAGTTAAGGGCTTTCCTCAGGCCCCAGGGAACAACGGGTCTCGGGGACATGATCCACGTGGTGTCGATCATGTGTTGGACCTCAAGCCTTGCTGTGTAGGTGTAACTGCAGACATGGTGATGACATGAATAACACCATTATGGGTTGTGATGTCTTGGTTTTACATGCTAAAAGTATCAATACATCAGGGCAACATATTCATGTTCGACTAAACTGAGCTACTTCAACACTGCAACAATTAAGACGGACATTTATTGTCCCCATGTTTCCACTACcaaaataaaggcaaaaaaagatTTTGTCTTACGAGTCTTCCTTTGCATGTGTCACCAGCTTGGTACTGAAGTGGCTAATGGCGAAGAAGTCATATGTGCCTTTAACCAGCAGTCTGTCCTCCTCATTGAACACTGGCAGGCTGTGGAAACACAGAAACGATGACGTGTCATACCAGAGGAGATGATATAACAGTAGTATTTAAGAATTGCCCCATTAGCTATTCAATTGTGTGTCATTAAAAATTGATGACAAATTAATCCAtacacatttattacatttcaaaCCACCACCAAACCTGTTGATTTCCATTAATTTAAGTGCTGGGTTGAAAATCAAGTCTTCAGATCACGAATAACCTATTAAAGTGAACATGTAGGTGATTGCATCATCAGATTTCGAGTCAGATGCATAAAAATCACTGCCTACAAGCTTTACACAAATATGGATGTATTGTCaaagtctacagccatgctagcagctaaGCAGCTGTGTAGCAGCACTAAATGCCAACGAGTGTACTGCAACAATGCTAACAGTCTGACTTTTTACGAGGTATTATGTCCACCACATTCACCATCTTCACCAGTGTAGCATGTACGCAGGCTtgcatttgctaattagcattacaagtgcattatgtaagaatttaagttaaaaacatttaaacatttatacaaatgatcaaaatgatGTTAAGAAAAAACTGTTTCTATGTTATGAcctctatgtattgtgttgcaaagatattcactgaagttagcatgctagccagctagccctggcccatcCTGCTCCAGAGCTCCCATGCTGGCCAtgtaaaaaccaacacaaaccCTGGTAATCTCTCACAGtccggactgctagctgcactgctaactcataaggaattcaacaggtggccaattcttacatattgcacctttaaacacaaaGTACTATTTAAGCTGCTAGGAATGTCAGTATGTTTGCAGTTATTTAGTCGCCAGAGtattaaacaaatgtaaacaaaagaaTGGAGTCTAGCctatgttcaccatcttagtttagaaTGCTATCGAGCCAACACATGCTAAATAGGCTTCAACTGAGCACAAAGTAGAGCTGAGGCGAAGTGTAGGAGTCGCCAGAGTTGGCTAAGTAGGactcatcctctggggatcatgaatgTCTACATTCATGCCAATCCATCCTTCAGCTGTTGAGGTGCAGAGACTGACGAATAGagcccccccccaaaaaatagcATGGCTAAAAATGCTGACCAATAAAAACATAACAGATAATTCCACAGTCTCTAGCTGATATACCATCATAATACACCATCGAAGATTCATGTTAAATCCATCCCCCAATTCCTGTTACAATCAGAAATACATCAAATGACAGCAGTGCTTATTATAATCTATCAGAGTCACTGTAGTGAAGTATGAATGAAGTTTTTGTACTCAAGTGAGTTGAGCTGACGCAGCCAGCTCCTCATCCCCAGAGGATAGTCCCCACTGCCGAAGATCGGCTCTGCAAACCAGCCAATGCGGAAGTCTAAAACCCTTTTAGCCGGTTCCACGTCTTCGCGGCTGAATGAAAACGCTGGTTCCACCCAATCCATGTGCAAAGCCAGAGACACCTGAGACATGACACCAAACACGGAAGTACAGGTGATCAAAGTGATTCAACCTATACCTGATTTATGGAAGGTTTGTGACTGACCTGTCcaccctgtgtgtgtctgaactcGCGGTCGTAAGCACGCCAGGCCAAAGCGTGTGCCCGCAGCATCTGATGACCCTCTTGGTAGCTCACCATCTCATCGTTAGGCTCGTTCAGGGTGATCCACATCTTCACATGGGCACCCAGTTCTCTGTAACAAAGTCTGGCGTACTCTGCAAAGGCCTCAGAAGTCTCCCTGGGCAAAAATTCAAGACTGCATTTATATCAGGCATGTGGTACTTCAGGTTGCATCATCACAATTGATCATAAACATACATCAAAATCACTGCTGGAGTTCAAAGAGCTTTGTGTATCTGACCTGTTCAGCCACTTGTTGTTGGAGTCCAGCGGAGCCGGCAGGCTGCTGCgctggtgtgtgtggtgccacAGAGTGACCACAGGCGTGACGTtggcctgcagcagctggcgGGTGAAGCAGCGGTAGTAGCCCAGCAGAGTGGTGTTGGGGTGAGCCACATCACCTGTAGGAACCAGGGCTGACCAGTTGAGGGAGAAGTGGAAGTGGTTTACCCCCACCTGCCAGATTTCATCCACCTAAAGAGAGGGTGGGGGATAAACATGtgaaataatacatatatttttagTATGAAAGCTTGATGATGGGATGACATGCAATCGAAGTGCATTAAATCAATGTTTGAACCTTGCATCttcaaaagtaaaaatactaGTTAGTAAAATGATCACCAACAATTTCTTCAACACCAGAAAGTCTTACTAACAAGTGTGTTTGCCCTCCCAAAAAGATCTGAGCATTTTTTCAAAAGacattaatgaaaatgtcagaaaacaccCTAAAAATTCCTGGATTCCTCTTTATTCAGATCCATACCGAAAGTAAATgtggtctgttctgggcttAAACACATCCTCTATCCACGTTTcatgacaaaccaaccaactaacgGACCCTCCTTTGGTGAAGGTAATGagaagttgttttaaaaaagagcTGAATGTTGGACTGGTGGGAGGATGTACCTGCTGTCTGATGGTAGCGTAATCAGCACAATGTGTAGTTCGGCGTAAAGGAGGCGCACTGAGGCCCTCCAGCCTCAGCAGCTCTCCATTGTTGGAGATGTTCCACAAGTATACACTGGGGTCTGCAAACTGGCTGGGTGTGGTCTCCACCTGTGACACCGAGAGAAACCCGGCAGTGTAAACATGCACTCCCTCGCCCTCTCGATCTGCGTTAACATCATACACACAAGTGCAAATAAAGGCCAAATGGGGCAAATCGATTGCAGCAGTTGGTCCTGTGCTATTGAGCTCAGCTGGCTGACAGTGAGAGGCTATGTGGTTTATGATTAAGAGAGGCTTTTGAACatgaaaaactacaaaatagTTGCTATTACCATGATATAAATCAAAGAAGGAGGACAGAGCTTgcagtcatgttttttttaaatcagagaATAATTTAATAGTAATAGTTAGAGTTTAGAAAACTTTATACTGCACTTCACACAATATCAGTTAACCAAAGTTAATACATTGTTAATGTTTCCTCAAGTTGTACTATTTCTGAGGAAGTAGTCTAGTTATGTTTAATTTATAACGTGCACTTTGACCCTGCACAAATCCTGTATCCTTCCACATTCAGTGCACACAatcctcaacacacacacacacacatatatatatccaCACACCTGTATGGAGTTGGCAGACACCCCCCAGGCGAAATCACACGGGAAGATTCCTTGTGCCGGTCTGTTCTCTGGAAGCTCTGGAAAACCGTTCTTCTGGATGATGTTTCTTTAGACAATAATGAATAATCATCACTTCAGGAGGAGCTGTGCTGAGAGTGAAGACTTtctctgttgttgtcatttgcacagaaaaaaattaaataaactgaaactATAACTGTGTATGTTATTAAAAATGTTACCAATGTAAGGAGACcacaaatataaacactgggggtgtacaatttatttttcagcttcactgtattataaatatgaaaaatatgaaGCTCATATTCAAGCCTGATGATCAGATGACAGATATTAGTGTATATGTTGTCGGATATAAAAACGTTTGAACTATTCTGGTGTCACttaggacaacacagtttaccGGCTGTTGCCCAGTAGTATTATGCTAATGACGTGAAGGTTGACAGGATTGCTTTTGATGTACAAACCACTGGCTGTCTGAGTAGCAGAAAGTAGCAATGCTCAGCTATGGCGTTGACTGCTTATTTTGCACATGATATATGTATGTTATTAAAAATGTTACCAATGTAAGGAGACcacaaatataaacactgggggtgtacaatttatttttcagcttcactgtattataaatatgaaaaatatgaaGCTCATATTCAAGCCTGATGATCAGATGACAGATATTAGTGTATATGTTGTCGGATATAAAAACGTTTGAACTATTCTGGTGTCACttaggacaacacagtttaccGGCTGTTGCCCAGTAGTATTATGCTAATGACGTGAAGGTTGACAGGATTGCTTTTGATGTACAAACCACTGGCTGTCTGAGTAGCAGAAAGTAGCAATGCTCAGCTATGGCGTTGACTGCTTATTTTGCACATGATATAtcttatataaaaaaatacaatatggACAGGTTAACAAGGTTACAAACTTGATTTTCATTGGAGTGGACCTTTAAACTGTATATTCTCTTCTCCCCATTGGCTGATAATTCTATATTGAAATGTTCTTACTGCTTAATATTGGCATTGGGCCTCAGAATTGGTCGATCTCTGGTCTATATTGATATCTtccttgtaaaatgtgtttaaatgtgacaAATACTATGTGGCTGAACGAAACTGCTTCATATATGGCCTCTGAAAAGATTATGTTCAACTTAAAAAAAGACCCATCTTTTTGACAAATGATGGAGTGGATTTAAGGGGTACttaaaaaacatcacacagtCGGCTGGGCAAAGACCACTAATGGTGTAACAGCAACAGGTATCAGATAACTTTTCCCAACATGATGTATTTGAGGAACAGACTGTACACCACTGTTGATGTCTTGTCTGCTACTGCCTATGTACTGTAACCCCTttgctttaatttaatttaagtttaTATTTATCGTacctttttcatctttttaattattttttttgtggggTAAGCGATAGACTAGCTGGGGAGGAATGGGAAGGGTGAAGACTGGCAGGGGTGGGTTTGGGAGGGAGGTCTTTGACAATCTCTGTACTTTCCCTGTCACAAACACTGCGTAATGTCAATATATCTGAAAAAAGCCAATAAagatattataaaaaaaaaaagtgacaaatacCACCTTTTAGGAATGTAAGATCTAAATTTCTGTGAATTTCTAAAACCATGTTTGATGACTGGAGGAGCATGTTTGTTCCTTGAAAAATGAAATTTTATTgtaatggaagaaaaaaataaaagttttatcCAAGATCTTTTTCTACATTCGAGTGGAAGTTCTTTGTGCTCAGTATCTCAAGTGATAGTCATGAAGCAAAGCTTTTGTAAAGATATCTGCACTTGTCCCAAAGCATTATTCCTGCAGCGTATTATCTGCACTTCTCAAGTGTTGCAATTAGAGGGTAAATATTGTTATTGGACAAAATCAGCGGATGTCGGCACAAAGCTCAGTCTTGAGCATCTTTTGTCAAAATCTCCACTCATTACAACATCACATGTACCTGTAAAAGGTGGCAGATGTCTTTGGCTCCCTCTTCATGTCGAGAGTGTTGAAGTTGACGTAGTAAAGTCCTCGTCGTATCCCATATTCCCTGTGCCACTCGAAGCCGTCCATCAGAGACCAGGCTGTGTATCCAATTACATTCACTCCATCTATGACAATCGCTGTGTGCCAAAAGTGGACAGATGTACAGGCCAGAGTGAAGACACTGCCTGAGatttttgtttaatgtaaaaTGGTTTATGGTCATATTGAAAAGGGAAATGCTTCAGTTGATTTGTTGGCTGCAGCTTGTGATGAATGTATGACATCAGGATGGGTCATTACTTACATTTTAGTGCCTCTGCAATGAACCTCTTGAGGTAGTACATGTGCTTTGGGTCTTCTGTCTTGGTGTTTCCAAGGACATACCTGTGTTAAGCAGCACTGAATACATTTAACGACTCACAGGTAAATAACAACCATACAGACAGATCAACACAACATCTAAACCTACCAACCACTCTGTACCACAAAGATGGGCGGCTTGTTGTACTCAGCATTGACCCAGTAGAGCAGCATCCTTAGGTCCAGATCCTCCTTCTGCCCAAACTTCAGGCTCTCGTTGATGAGTTGGAAGCTCAAGGCCGCTCCGTGAGAGAGGGCGAAGAAGTCCGCCGTCCCCCTCAcctgctccctctcctcctgggTGAAGGAGGGCAGCCGTGAGCCCAGCCTCGCCTTCATGCAGGGAGGGTAGTCTCCGTCTATGAACAGCGGCCGGGCGAACCAGCCCAGGACGTGGTCCAGGGAGCACTGACACTCTCGCAGGCTTTCCAGACGAGTGCGACTGGGCTTGATCCAGTGAGAGGCCAGAGCCATGGATAGCTTGCCCTGCTGACGGGATCGGTAGTGGCGGTTGTAGAGGTGCCATGCAGCTGCATGAGCCTggaggaaacacagacagacagacagataaacagaaacagagatgattgacagacagaggggaggatAGTGGGAATAAAAGGATGATGAAAAGAGAAGGGTAAAATTAAATTCAAAACATAATTCATACAGGTCAGAGCAGTTCAAAATGCTTTACGGgtgaaaaacaaactatttggACTATAAAGACAATTGAAAgataaaaaagtcaaagaaatgGTGACAACGTTTTTCATCAGGGTTTTTGAAGACctgttaaaatgtaaagatgaacaaactgatcttaaaggaaaATTTCAtactgtaataataatagttattaTGTCTAACTCACTCACCTTAAGGAGATTGTGTCCGACCCGGAACGGCAGATCCGGGTCGTTCTTTATCCCGGGTGCGACCACTCCGGTGCCGTACCCGTGCCGCGCCACCACAAACGGGTTATCAATGGTGATCCAAAACTTCACATCATCCCCGAAAGTCTGGAAGCAGAAATCGGCGTAGTCCCTGAAGATGCCGACCAGCTCCGGGTTGCTCCAGCCGCCGAGGCTCTGCTGGAGGTGGTCGGGCAGGTCCCAGTGGTAGAGGGTGACCACCGGCTGCACCCGGCTCTCCTTCAGCCGCCTGATCAGGTTCCGGTAGTAGTTCGTGCCGATTTCGTTGTAACTCCCGCGCGTACCGTTGGGAAATATCCTGGACCAGGACAAGGAGAACCTGTAGTGGCTCACCCCGAGCTGCCTGATGGCTCGGATGTCGGCGCGGATGTTGTGGTAGCTGTCGCTGCCGACGTCCCCGGTAGCTTTCCGGTTCCCCCCGCGCGTAAAAGTGTCCCAAATGGAGAGCCCCTTACCGTCCTTCTCGAACGCGCCCTCCACCTGGTACGCCGCCGTGCCCACCGCCCACATGAAGTCCTTTGGGAAGGTTCCGTAGAGGAAAGCCTTGTCTCCCGGGTAGGGCAGTTTACTGAAGCGTCCCCACGTTTTCAGGCCGGCGTTGGGTTTTGCGGCAGCAGCGGCGAAGGCGAGAAATGTGAAAAGGGCAAGCAGAGCACCCATGGTGCTTGTCTGTACCAGCCTCAGATGTCCAGATTGTTGGCTCTAATCTTCATTTAACCATGCTTGGAGTACGTGGGTGACTAAACAGCAGTCTGTGGAGCGcagtcagccagctgtgaaGCCACCACACGCCGCCTTTCCAAATCCATTAATTATTAGCCCAAGCACCTGACGCACGATGGTTTCCAGGCACAACATGATGTTAAGAGGCCCCGAATGATCAATCTTAAGCAAAGCAGGGACACATTAGTTCCTGTTGTGACCGAACGTTTACATTAGGGCTCATATTAAATCAATGTATTTCCTGCAGTTAAGGTGAGGCCGCAGGAGAGAGACCCAGGTGCAGGAGTGCAGTGACAGCGCCGTCATCATACATCCTCTGCTGGCAGATAATCTCATAAACAGGGGGAGAAACCTCATCTGCATGTGTCACTGGATCTGGTTCTATCAGAGGATGATGGGGGAGAGGGGGGGTGAGTGGGGTGAGGAGAGGATATGCAAACAGCAGTCAGTGCACCCTGCTGCACCCTGTTGCACCCTGCTCACTTAACTTCCTTATCTTCCTCCTTTCAGCTCGGTTGCATGGAAACTCTGGCCTCTTGCTCCTGGCCATCTTGGTCCACCTTCATGGTTATCTAAGGAGATATGAGCCTGTTCCAtggtgtgttagtgtgtgtgtgtgtgtgtctatgatAGGTGAGCTTTGAGCGCTTATAAGTGTGCAGTGTTTCTATACTGTGTTATCtatccattaaaaaaataaaaaaataaataaaaaaagtttcaaacacacaaatcaaagaCAACATACAGTAAATCCTGGCGAGCTGAAATGATTGGTGGATTAATCGATTAGTCTgtgaaaagtaaacaaaaagcATTTTGACCAGTGATTAATTGTTAAGAGAATTTTCTTGACtgtgtgtctccctctctgcattttcagctgttctttgttttatatGATGGTAAACTCCGTATATTTGGAGTTTAGACTGGAGCTGTGAAACCAAATaatcaaagccaaataaaaCCTACTTGATTTTGCAACTGGTAGCCTTTATGGTGTGCTTTATGTAGgctatgtttatttatgttttattatttcttttttgtttttcctcatcaTCATTACTGTtcataactctctcacctctgcctgacagagagatCTCTCATCTCTCTATTGTTTTAACTCCGTTTATAACATGTTTACATCTGCACATTATAGGTTCTTTTAAGTCTATTCATTTATATTACCTGTGTTTCTATTATTGCACACTCATGTACATTTTGGTTCTGTTATTGCACATTCATAggaattgtttatttcttgtatAGTTGTATGGATTATTGTTTATAGTTTTGTTTGCACTGTGtatatacattgtatatatcttgctttctatttatgttatgtacagagtgtttttttctttttttgcagaccgactgctgctgtgactaaataatttcccagtctgggatcaataaagtaattctattctattctttttGCTGCCTTGTGAAAGCCTCAAAAAACAGGTAGCCTTTATTGTGTgctttatttatatgttttattattcattttgtatgcatttattttgctttttcctcATTATTATTGCTGAAACTTAATAAAACTTCATTTTATGAACACTGATTAAATAT
This genomic window from Sparus aurata chromosome 13, fSpaAur1.1, whole genome shotgun sequence contains:
- the kl gene encoding klotho, translated to MGALLALFTFLAFAAAAAKPNAGLKTWGRFSKLPYPGDKAFLYGTFPKDFMWAVGTAAYQVEGAFEKDGKGLSIWDTFTRGGNRKATGDVGSDSYHNIRADIRAIRQLGVSHYRFSLSWSRIFPNGTRGSYNEIGTNYYRNLIRRLKESRVQPVVTLYHWDLPDHLQQSLGGWSNPELVGIFRDYADFCFQTFGDDVKFWITIDNPFVVARHGYGTGVVAPGIKNDPDLPFRVGHNLLKAHAAAWHLYNRHYRSRQQGKLSMALASHWIKPSRTRLESLRECQCSLDHVLGWFARPLFIDGDYPPCMKARLGSRLPSFTQEEREQVRGTADFFALSHGAALSFQLINESLKFGQKEDLDLRMLLYWVNAEYNKPPIFVVQSGWYVLGNTKTEDPKHMYYLKRFIAEALKSIVIDGVNVIGYTAWSLMDGFEWHREYGIRRGLYYVNFNTLDMKREPKTSATFYRNIIQKNGFPELPENRPAQGIFPCDFAWGVSANSIQVETTPSQFADPSVYLWNISNNGELLRLEGLSAPPLRRTTHCADYATIRQQVDEIWQVGVNHFHFSLNWSALVPTGDVAHPNTTLLGYYRCFTRQLLQANVTPVVTLWHHTHQRSSLPAPLDSNNKWLNRETSEAFAEYARLCYRELGAHVKMWITLNEPNDEMVSYQEGHQMLRAHALAWRAYDREFRHTQGGQVSLALHMDWVEPAFSFSREDVEPAKRVLDFRIGWFAEPIFGSGDYPLGMRSWLRQLNSLDLPVFNEEDRLLVKGTYDFFAISHFSTKLVTHAKEDSYTYTARLEVQHMIDTTWIMSPRPVVPWGLRKALNWVREHYCDVPVYVMANGVQEDPARFKDSLRVYYLYNYINEALKAYTLDGVNLKGYFAYALSDQRDPGFGLYGHVHEEVIVKASLSNYRNIIQHNGFPIQGSAPQQCPSTPQPCLGCHVLVKRPVVGFLTLVGSGVLITLGLIIYYTAKRHKECY